The following are encoded together in the Vigna unguiculata cultivar IT97K-499-35 chromosome 2, ASM411807v1, whole genome shotgun sequence genome:
- the LOC114169230 gene encoding uncharacterized protein LOC114169230 has translation MSKTNVRRQGVERCRSVKETQKILNHNFFSRNLKKVYPIGLQKSTSSLSLSSISLSLSQNSNDSSQADSLTPLDEKISLALRLISPRDTREDTIASKPLQQHQPPTSPPTTGTGEFKRCNWITKNSDNAYIEFHDECWGVPAYDDNKLFELLAMSGLLMDYNWTEILKRRETLREVFAGFDANTVAKMEEKEIMEIASNKALSLADSRVMCIVDNAKCITKIVKECGSLSSYIWGYVNHKPIINRYRYPRNVPLRSPKAEILSKDLVKRGFRFVGPVIVHSFMQAAGLTIDHLVDCYRHHECVSLAERPWRHI, from the exons ATGTCTAAAACGAACGTAAGAAGACAGGGTGTGGAGAGGTGCAGGAGTGTGAAAGAGACACAGAAAATATTGAACCACAACTTTTTCAGCAGAAACCTGAAGAAAGTGTACCCCATTGGGCTTCAGAAAAGCACTTCATCTTTGTCTTTGTCTTCCATATCCTTGTCTTTGTCGCAAAACTCCAACGATTCTTCTCAGGCTGATTCTTTGACTCCACTGGATGAGAAGATTTCGCTGGCACTGCGTTTGATTTCACCTCGTGATACAAGAGAAGATACAATAGCTTCTAAGCCTCTTCAGCAACACCAACCACCAACTTCACCACCCACCACTGGAACTGGGGAGTTCAAAAGATGTAACTGGATCACAAAGAACAGTG ATAATGCCTACATAGAATTTCATGATGAGTGCTGGGGAGTTCCAGCTTATGATGACAA CAAATTGTTTGAGCTGCTTGCAATGTCTGGATTGCTCATGGATTACAATTGGACAGAAATTCTTAAAAGAAGAGAAACTCTTAG AGAAGTTTTCGCTGGATTTGATGCAAACACTGTTGCGAAAATGGAGGAAAAGGAAATAATGGAAATTGCATCAAACAAAGCACTTTCTTTAGCCGATAGCAGAGTGATGTGCATAGTAGACAATGCCAAATGCATAACAAAG ATTGTTAAAGAATGTGGATCATTGAGCAGTTACATATGGGGTTACGTAAATCATAAACCAATAATAAACAGATACAGATACCCAAGAAATGTGCCATTGAGGAGTCCGAAAGCAGAGATCCTAAGCAAGGACTTGGTGAAGCGTGGATTTCGGTTCGTGGGTCCTGTCATTGTGCACTCTTTTATGCAAGCTGCAGGCTtgaccattgatcatcttgtcGATTGCTACAGGCACCATGAATGTGTCAGCCTTGCAGAAAGACCTTGGAGGCatatctaa